A genomic window from Canis aureus isolate CA01 chromosome 2, VMU_Caureus_v.1.0, whole genome shotgun sequence includes:
- the TMEM156 gene encoding transmembrane protein 156, protein MTKTALFKLLLAIVVTFILILPEYFKTSKGNILELSCLEVCLQPNFNYSLPSLNFSFVTFLKPVRETQTIMGIFLNHSNFQNFTRICQGITGEFKMCSPCLACKSKKSMDFISQERTSKVLTMKGSTEVKANDFHSPCRHFNFTAAPTFDPLEEYNITCNLKTHTRRLAIMEENPPKEKSRNYTCRTMEILNNCTYISLYLEMDVKNFTCSMKMTWYVLVLVVIIFFLILTIHKILESHRRMWKWQNHKYKPTSALLRGQDSEKLRTLHVQVISETKQRLPLNQVKKVLPPIPELEVTSTVHPQDQYTRISL, encoded by the exons gaaATATATTGGAGCTATCATGTCTGGAAGTATGTTTACAACCTAATTTCAATTATTCACTCccctctttaaatttttcttttgtgactttTCTGAAACCAGTAAGAGAAACTCAGACTATTATGGGAATCTTTCTAAATCACTCCAACTTTCAAAACTTCACCAGAATTTGCCAAGGCATCACAGGTGAATTCAAAATGTGCTCTCCGTGTTTGGCTTGTAAGTCCAAAAAGAGCATGGATTTTATTTCTCAGGAACGAACATCAAAAG TTCTTACCATGAAAGGATCAACAGAAGTGAAGGCAAATGATTTTCATTCACCCTGTCGACATTTTAACTTCACTGCAGCTCCTACATTTGATCCCTTGGAAGAATATAACATTACTTGTAATCTAAAAACCCACACGAGAAGGTTAGCAATCATGGAGGAAAATCCACCCAAGGAAAAGTCTAGGAACTATACTTGTAGGACTATGGAAATCCTGAACAATTGTACATACATTTCTCTGTACCTAGAAATGGATGTCAAAA atttCACTTGTTCCATGAAGATGACTTGGTATGTTTTAGTTCTAGTcgttattatattttttctcatccTCACTATCCATAAAATACTTGAAAGCCACAGAAGAATGTGGAAATGGCAGA ATCATAAATACAAACCTACATCTGCTCTCTTACGAGGACAAGATTCTGAGAAACTGCGAACACTGCACGTGCAGGTTATTTCAG AGACCAAGCAAAGGCTGCCCTTGAATCAGGTCAAGAAAGTGCTTCCTCCAATACCAGAACTAGAAGTTACTTCCACGGTGCATCCGCAAGATCAATATACACG AATATCCTTATGA